TCAAGTAGTATTTTTACATATTCGGAAGTTATGTTTGTTGGAAAAGCATAACTTTTCAATGTTATAATTAGTAGTAGAAATTTGCGAGCGTATTTCGCGATGGGAAAGTCTCTGAAGAAATCTGACTTGAAGAAATGGCGTAGGCGAGGGTTCTACAGCGAGACAGTCTTAGTCAAGAAACTTCAAAAGAATGGCTATAACGCTGTGAGAGTGCCTGTAAGCAATCCAAGTCTTCATCCTTTACCTGACGTGATTGCTCGCAAAGACCTGCATGTCTATGCTTTTGAAGTAAAAAACGCCAACTACTACGCTTACTTTCCAAAAAAGCAAATCGACAAACTCTTCAGATTTCTCGACGAACTCATACCAATCCTTAAACAGCACAAGCACGCTATTTTAGCGGCTCATCTTGGAAAAAAGTGGATCTTCCGCCAAATAGCATGGGAACGTTGGGAGAAGAAAAAACTTCTGGACCAGGAACGCATTTTAAAACGCGACAAAGGAAACTTTAAGTTGGAAAAAGGCAGGAAAGCAGGCCATGAATAAGCATGAGTGGTATATTTCACTTTTTGATGAATTAAATGAGTACTGGGCAGAAATAGTGGATGCTCGCTCTACAGAAAAGGAAGTTGAATTCCTTGAAAACGTTATAAAAACAAAAGGTTTACTTCTTGATCTCTGTTGTGGTACAGGACGCCATTCCATTCTCCTCAGCAGGAAAGGATGGAAAGTAATAGGACTTGACATATCAGCTAGTCTCCTTAGAATTGCCAAAAAGAAGATGTCAGGGAAAGACATTCGCTTGCCGCTAGTGAGGGGCGAAATGCGGCATCTGCCGTTTCAATCGGAGACTTTCGCGGCTGTAATCAACATGTTTACAAGTTTCGGTTATCTGCCCTCGAAAAAAGAAGACGTAAAAAGCCTAAAGGAAGTTGCAAGAATACTTCAACAAGACGGTTCGTTTTTAATGGATATCGCAAACCGAGACCATGTTCTAAATGTTTTTAAGAAGAAAGATTGGGGAGAATTTCCTCATTTTTACATGCTGGAAAAACGTGCTTTAGACGTTGAAGGGTCAAGACTTTATTCCCAATGGATTTTTGTAGACAAAAACAGCGGTAAAACAAGAACATTCGATCATAACTTGCGACTGTTCTCTTTTCCACAATTGCAAAGAATGCTTAAAAAAGCAGCACTTGAAATACAGAAAGTTTACGGAGATTACGAAGGTCAAGAATTTCAGCAAGACTCCACCCGGTTGATTATGCTGGCAAATAAGAAGAGACTATATAATAAAGGACAAAGTTCTATCAGTTTTTTGTAAATAATCTTTCGATAAGTTTTTGAATAGAGCTAGATTTTTGCCGGTTTTATGCCAAATTGGTCTCACAAGAAGGTTTCTTGGGTGTTTTCTTGCTAGTATTCAGTTATTTCTTTGTCTTTCTTCGTTAGTTTTTGAGAAAAATGTGTTAATGAACCTATGTGGGCTGGCAATTCATTTAAAAAGCTCTGCAACTGCAGTACTGGAACTATAGGCGTGTCCCTGTGAATCCTAAAGGGACTTATCAGAAGGGATAAGACTATTGGAATGACCGTTGCATCTTTCCATTCGCCCAAGTTAATCTTGATATAGAGATTTGATAAAACATCTGTGAAGGCTTTAGTTCTTTCTATATGTTGCTCTACCGTTTTTATGATCGGCGCTCTTGTCCACTTGTGTGTCCAGTGTTTGCAATCTACTGAGGCTATTAGGGGTCGCTTGCAGGCTACGAGATCAATTTCCCATCGTTTCCCATTTTTTCCCTTAAACCTGAAGTTCTTTTTGACACGGTAGTTATAAGCCTCAAAAGCCTGAGTCGTAATGCTTTCAAACTCTTTCCATTCTAGCAGCCTACAAACGCGTTCAAAGTCTGCGCCGAGTTTTATTGCTTGAACTGCAATTCTGACTCGTTGGTCTGAAGATGCTTCTAAGACCTTTCCTTTCCATTTGACGAGAGCGGCGTCTGCAAGTTTTTTCACAACGCCTTCTGCTATTTGAGCAGGGATTCTCGCATTTTTGCCAACTAGAGAATACTCTATTGGTCCGTTTCTTGTTAGTTTCAGCACAGTGATTAGGATCTCTCGTTCAACAGCCATTATATTAGGGTTATATTAGAGGCGTCTTATGTTTTTCCGTGAAGCTTTTGTGGTTATTGTCTTCGCGATTCCTCAAGTTTTTCACGTTGGCTTGCATTAGGAAACATTCTTTTCAGCATTGTAAACCGATAGTTGAAGAACATAAAGAAATGCAGCATCATGAGGGTTGTCAAGTGTGTTGCGTTGAATGGTTTCAAAAATGCAAAATCTTTTGAAGTAAGCATTCAAATTAGTATCTATCAAAGTCTGTTTACAGGAGTCTTGATGTTGTTGCAAGAGAATTATGCTTCTAAAACTGTCAAATCAAAGCAGCTTTATGAACGTGCCAAACGGGTTTTACCTGCAGGCGTGTCTTACTTCATTCGCTACTTTGAACCTTACCCATTCTATATTGATTGGGCAAGAGGAAGCAAAATAAAAGATGTAGACGGCAACGTTTACATCGACTTCTGGATGGGTCACTACACGCATATTTTAGGCCACAGTCCTTCGAATATTGTAGAAGCCGTTAAGAAGCAGATTGA
This genomic interval from Candidatus Bathyarchaeota archaeon contains the following:
- a CDS encoding methyltransferase domain-containing protein gives rise to the protein MNKHEWYISLFDELNEYWAEIVDARSTEKEVEFLENVIKTKGLLLDLCCGTGRHSILLSRKGWKVIGLDISASLLRIAKKKMSGKDIRLPLVRGEMRHLPFQSETFAAVINMFTSFGYLPSKKEDVKSLKEVARILQQDGSFLMDIANRDHVLNVFKKKDWGEFPHFYMLEKRALDVEGSRLYSQWIFVDKNSGKTRTFDHNLRLFSFPQLQRMLKKAALEIQKVYGDYEGQEFQQDSTRLIMLANKKRLYNKGQSSISFL